In Chitinophaga oryzae, the sequence TACGTTATTTCAGTGAACTGACCAACATGGCCATCCTCACGGAAGAAGTAGGTGAAGTGGCCCGTGTGATGGCCCGGCAGTTCGGTGATCAGTCTGCTAAAGAGAGTGATAAAAAACGGGAACTGGCCGATGAACTGGCCGACGTCATGTGGGTGGTGCTGTGTATCGCCAATCAAACGGGCATCGATATGACCGTAGCGCTGGAAAAGAACTTCGAAAAGAAAAACATCCGGGACGCTACCCGCCATACCAACAATCCTAAACTGAAATAGTCACCTTCTCTACGCCTATGTCACAGGAAGCGGATGCCTACGCATGTTTTTTGCTTCCTGTGGGTAAAAACCTGCAGCATGAACACAAAACCGGGAAAATTACGATTGCTCTGGACGGTGCTGAAAGAGTCCGGCAGTGCTTTTATAGATGATAAAGTGATGAAGCTCAGCGCTGCGCTGGCCTACTACACTATCTTCTCTGTAGCTCCCATGCTCATTATTATCATCTTCTTCTGTGACCTGTTCCTGGGCAAGGATGCCGTGGAAGGCAGTATCTACGGACAG encodes:
- a CDS encoding nucleotide pyrophosphohydrolase, coding for MTIQEAQEKIDNWINTTGVRYFSELTNMAILTEEVGEVARVMARQFGDQSAKESDKKRELADELADVMWVVLCIANQTGIDMTVALEKNFEKKNIRDATRHTNNPKLK